The nucleotide window TTTCTACAATTGgttattttgtattgtgtattgtgtgttgtttatgtatattatcacttttttgagcTACAGTGAGGTCAATAAGTATTTGAAAACCCtactattttgcaagttctcccacttagaaatcatggaggggtctgaaattgtcatcgtaggtgcatgtccactgtgagagacataatccaaaaaaagaaatccagaaatcacaatgtatgattttttaactattttttttgtatgatacagctgcaaataagtatttgaacatctgagaaaatcaatgttaatatttggtacagtagcCCTTTATTTGTTTGCAATTCCAGAGGTCATacttttcctgtagtttttcaccaggtttgcacacactgcaaaagggattttggcccactcctccacacagatcttctctagatcagtcaggtttcttggctgtcgctgagaaacacggagtttgagctccctccaaagatttttttattggGTTTAAGTtcggagactggctaggccacgccAGAACCTTGATATGCTTCTTACAGAGCCACTCCTTGGTCATTCTGGCTGTGTGCTtcgggtcattgtcatgttggaagacccagcctcagcccatcttcaatgctctaactgagggaaggaggttgttcccCAAAATCTTGCAATACATGGCTCTTTTCAGGTCActgaccagctcctcccgtgtagttctgggctgatttcccacctttcttaggatcattGAGACCCCAAGAGGtaagatcttgcatggagccccagtttGAGGGAGATTGatagtcatgtttagcttcttccattttctaatgattgagtggaccttttttccccaagctgcttggcaatttccccgtagccctttccagccttgtggaggtgtaCAATTTTGTCtttagtgtctttggacagctctttggtcttggccatgttagtagttgtttttttctgattgtaAGGgttggacaggtgtctttatgcagctaacaacctcaaactggtgcatctaatttaggataataaaaggagtggaggtggacattttgaaggcaaactaacaggtctttgagggtcagaatagtagctgatagacaggtgttcaaatacttatttgcagctgtatcatagtTAAAAAactcatacattgtgatttctggatttgttttttttaaattatgtctgtcacagtggacatgcacctacgataaCAAtttccatgatttctaagtgggagaacttgcaaaatagcagggtgttcaaatactttttcCCCACTTTATATCTGATAATTGGAACCTGGGTTTTTGCTCTGTACTGCATATTTATCTGCAGTACACACATTGACCAGCAGGGCTCACTGTCCATTCCGGTATTTTCTACTGACACTGCAGATTAACTGCACTAAATTAAAAGAGTTCCAGGCTCACTTTTTCTTCTTGCTTCTAAACAACAATATAGAACGTTTAGGCTCTAAATACTGTTTCTATGTGAGCGGTATTGGCTACAGATTAAATaacatgcagttgctagtagttTGGATTTTGGTATGAAGTCAAAGTGTGTGCACAGAGTTAGACTTGTTTTCAGATTGATCATTTGAcaaacataacacaaaaatgtaagttCTAAAGATGAATCTGTTTTCTATGCACATCTTACACACGTCATACTGATGAATAGAACCAGTATCGATGAGAATTCCTAAACTTTTTGAAGTTTATTCATCTAATTCGATAAATCTTATTTCAGTCAACAAATGTGATAGTCTTTTGCaactttaaacacattttaatgatacagacaacatttcatttttaacagATGAGATTTTATGTACATCAGTTCATTCTTTCCAATTTGAAGCTGCATATATTCACCAAGTTTAAcatctgttctgtttttttcctctgtcttcTTGCGCTGACAGTTGACTGGAATAATCGATTGACTTATTGGTGAATTGGATTCTGTCAGTTCGGCGACCACTGACACCAGTTATCTGTTCCTCTGAGCGGTGGTCTTcaaatgaatataaaaacaaattgtacaAAAGCAACAGCCTAATCATGTTTGGTTTAAATGAAGTGGTGAAGTGATGCCCAAGCGGAGACATGACCTttgaaaagttattttaaaaaagcagccAAGCAATCAATGGTACCATATCGACTGAAGACGTACATTAATAAAGAGTGGGGCCACAGCTCCCATAAATATCCTAAAACACAGAAATATCACAGACTGAGCAGTTAGGCGTAATGCTAGAGTCCCATAGTTTGCATTCCTCTTTTCCTGGACCTTTTATCTTTACCCAACAATGGCAAAGATTATAAGTCCAAGAACGATAAGTCCAGCTGCCACTCCGATGCCAATAAACACCACTTTCATCTTCTTGTTCTCccatcttttcttttgcttCACCTTGTAGGTGGTCTTTTCAAAGGTTTTACACTAGggagaaaatacacaaatagaatatgttacattacattacattgctTTTAAATGTCTGATAGTCTTGAACACACAGAACATACTGTACGCAAAGATGGGATGAATTTATTCGCCTGCATACTAACTTATTTAAATCATCCAAAGGCTTATTAAGAAAACATAACCAATCCAAATGTATACATTTCTTAGTTGTTTCCGTACTTTCTCTTTCTGTAAGTGGGTCTGGAGGTCACATAGTTCCCACGTTGCCCCGTTGGCCAGTGTTACCTCACACTGTTTCTTAGAACTAAAAGAGCAAACTGAGGTTTTAGTCGTACACAGTGGAACACAGGGATCCACTTTGTGACAACATGGATTGTGAGCAGGCATGCTTTTGACACCATGGTTAACTTAATTAACAAATTATCAAATGGATTGTTATATGAAATGGGTAACCACAAATAGTTACTACCTGACTTTGGTCCATGTTACATCCCACTGTTGAGCAGTTCTCAAAGAACTataaataactataaaacaataaaaatgtcgGACTCATTGAAGCCCACGCTGTAGGCTGGTGCTGCGGCCTTCTTGCCTCTTTTTGCGCATATTTGGTCCCTTATCtggtttctgtctgtgtgtctgtctgcttgtgtgtgtgtgtgtgtgtgtttgtgtatgtttatttctgtgtgtgttgtttgtgagcTTGCGGACGTCGCTCTTGCTGtcgtgtttttgttgtgtttcccTCCTtccactctttctttctttttttttgtttgtcctgTGACATATTCTCATGTCTCCACGTACTGATTGTAATCTTTTAATAAAAACTTtggtcacaaaaaacaaaaaatatataaggtCAATGAGCCCTTGGATACACTTTGTGATAATCCGTGCccaagatgaaaaaaaactaatcatATTTACCAGTTTATGACAATATCCTAACCCCACATTAAgccatcattttattttcattcaacaTCCATTTTCATCTCTAAAtacaacattagcattcatttggagtcatgtttctggCCAAGCAATTCATAGTCTTTatgttccttcccgaggctattttgcagtggcaccgtggctctgtccggcgcttagcgccacccaagtcaattgggattggtttaaagaaatgccaataaaccagagcatgtttctctCCCACGCTGGACTAGCCAGATCCCCTTCCGCAGCGCGGTGgaagtctggcaatgcaagactatccCATAGTGTATCCAAGTGGTTCTTGAACTTTCAGTTGAGTTGTCTGTCTGTTCGCTTTCTTAGTTTTTTAGTTGAGAACTGCTCAACAGTGTGATTTAAGATGTAAGACTAACCAAAGGGGCAATGTGAGAACCATGTAACCCGCTTGTCCAATGCCGGATGGACATTGGCCTCGTGGCATGTCCTGGACTCACTCTGTCGTACCCAGGGACCAGCTCGCTTCATTCATCTTAGGAAAACAATAGGAAATGCCTTTCTATAAATAGCACCTTAAAACACAATCAGGATGtaaattgtacatttgtttTCCTCTACAGCTCCACCTATGGGGTATTTACAGACATCAATTATGACATTTCCTTGTTTTAATCCCCTGGACGCTTGTGGAAACACTTCATGCGTGCCATTTTCTCCAGTAATTTACATTATCCATTCAATCCAGAGACTTCCACAGAGAACACTAAAGTTAAAATAGTGGGGTGTGATGCTATGTAATGATTATTTTCCACTTAAACAGCTTCTTGGATCTTCCCCTGGTTACCTTTGCAAGCAGCTCATCAGTCCTGTCCTCCAGTTCTCCCAGTTTTCCAGATCTCTCGTCGACTTTGTTCAGGTTGTCCAACATGATAACCTTCACCTCCTCCACATCGTCCTGGGTCTGCTGCAGGCGGTCCTTCCCATTCTCCTGTCCAAACAGCACACACAGCATGGTTAAAGAGTGAGACTTAATGTGGATTCACTCAGTCATTTGGGACACGGCAGGGACTTATGTGCTCTAACTTTATCCAGGGCCAGTTTTTGTTTCTTGGGAATAATCCTCACTTTAAGGGtgattttggtttggtttgattAGTTTTTTGCCACCTGGACCCTATCTCCCATGCATTTCTGTCTAATAGACTGATGTGAACAAAAATcgttgaaattggtccagtattgagcgagaaaCACAGTGACCAGGCCGCCACAAACTCGGGTGCAATGTAACCTAATGGGGCAATTGTGCGCCcgtgattttttgttgttgacttAAAGTAACTGTTTTTGCCACGGACAGGCTCCGATAGTTATTAAAAGTGTCAGACAACATTGTCAATCTCAGGAGGTCACCACTTGTCATCTTGAACATAAGTCGGGTGAAGGGCATTCAGggagtttgttgttttggagtAGAGAAATTATTGGCTGGTGTTATCTGAAAGATTTTCAGTGGTTTGATTACACTGCGGCTCGGTTCGTGGCGGTCTGTCCCTGTGTtcttgctcaatactggaccaatttcaaagattatttttcacATCCATCAAAAATGCATTGGTGAAATAgcgtccaggttgaaaaaacaaaaacaaaaataaccctttaaaggtcctatggaataaattttttattttttaagtttttcttaaacattaatatacagtacgacccccaacctgcctatggtcccgcagtagctagaaatggcgataggtgtaaaccaagcagtgggtatcctgttctgcctttgagaaaatgaaagctcagatgggccgatctgaaatcttgctccttatgatgtcataaggggaaaggttacctccccccctttcttttcttttcccgcgcagagaatttggcccacccatgagagagagacatcatggctttcaaacgagcaaagtggcagttggtcaagtccacacccccagcctccaccttgcccccccccccctctcctcctcaaaagcttcAGACTCAGATAtgacacatactaaggaaagctcattgtgggactggctctagtggctgtaattctgcaccaaggctgaattttggaaaagagacttcagatacagtattaggggactactaaggtctacataaaagagacttcagatacagtattaggggactactaagctctacataaaagagactttagatacagtattaggggaccactaaggtctacattaaagagacttcagatacagtattaggggaccactaaggtctatataaaagagacttcagatacagtattaggggaccactaaggtctatataaaagcatccaaagagcaccatgtcataggacctttaataTTCAGATTTGCATTTCTAATATTTGATGACATTGAAATTGAGTTCCTACTGACTTTGAATGTCATTATTGCCACAGtcctttttgtaaaatatgtgattaaaacaaatttagccgcaatatttttgtctttctgagatttagaaaatattttctGCACAATGCCACCAATTGTACACATAAAGGTCAGTGTAGTATTCATTTGGAGTACTATTCAACCTGGGAACTCATGATTTATTGTCTTCCGTGGCTCTGGAGTCCGAACAACccccctgatgatgtcatcaggccTGCGTTACAAACTGGGGTCGTGGGATTTAAAAGTCGTGGGCGTTTACTTGGCCGGCAGGGAGAGTTTAATGAAAAGATGCTATtaattgcattatgggaaatgaaggatccagtgtttttggagtTTTTATAAGGATAGCTCAGCTTTGATtttaaccattgtttttttaaatatatatatgtattgtgaGTTCTTAGAGACCATGTAGTCAATAGCAGTGTTGAAGGTACTCTGATTGGTGTTTTGTGCTAATGAATACCTCCGTTTGGTAAATACTGTTTTAGTTCCTTTCTAACATTAGATTCTCATATCTGTTAttccttgaaaaaaaagggaaatcaaataaaaatcttACAGCTTGTATTCCAAACAGGCTTCCAACTGAAAATAATCCAACCTTTGTCTGCCTGATAGAGATCAGACTTGTGGCTGTTTAATAAACACAGCCACAGTCCTGTGTGacatgttttttacattaaacGTACTTTACTCGGCACTGGGGCTAAAGCTAAAAAGTGAAACGATAtatgaaactttaaaaaagaagaaggacaGGTTTTCCCAGATTATGAAGGATATATTCTAGCAGCAGCTGTTTACACTATCCTCTGCCAGGAGGAAAAGGGCGGCACCCAagggcaaaaacaacaacaacagggttACCTACAAATTGATGAGAAACCAGGAGCAGGATATTTAGAGGGTGGTTTGACCTCTAAGCAAATTGTATCTTGACAGGTTCACGGCTGTCCTCGGCGCCATGAGAGGAAGCCGACATCTCATAAGTTGACAGCAACAGGAAACCGACAGatagaacaaaacaaaacaagtatgCCCTCTGCATCTTGATTTCATTATTCAGTCTCATTTCCTGTTCAAACTGACACTATGTGTACAAGTCCTCTGTAGGCTGAGAATAGTAAAAGTAGTATCAATGCCTGGCGGATACTGATTCATGGATGCCCTAAAAGCCCAGTTATCTTGGCTTTGGCCGTCCAAATAGTAGTTGAACAATAGTCTGTGTTTAAAATTCAGCTGGCGACACACAGGAACTGCTGCCCATTCCAGTTCCCCtccttgcttccttccttccctcgcTCCCTCACTCCTGCCTGCATTAATATACCTGGCATTATACAGGGAAAGCTCACACACATCAGGTTACGACCTGCTTATTACAGTGTTGTATGTGAACACAATGGATGTCTTGTTAGCTAGTAATATCTCTCAATAGTAAAATCATGTGATAAGTTCAAGAACATTCAAGGAGAGCATGTATGAAGGTTATTAGTCACCCATGCTGTTTTTGACAGCCAAAAATGCATTCTTAATTCATGACTTAATGAGCTGGCTTCATCTTGAAAAGATAAGACATGCATGAAAGGACCTAGAAAAcatcatttgtattttatttgagCAAGCTATTTCATATGCACCTATCTGCTCTTTCTTCACACCTAACGCTCAAAAACTCACCCTGGGTAGACTCCCTTCATGATTTTACTTACTCCAGATCAACACTGTACAGATATACTCATCATATATCATAACTCATATGCTGTTTCCAACTAAGTACAACTGCATTTGAATCTCAGTTTGGTTATTTACTGGGTAATACTCCTcatttaaaatggaaaacatCAGTTGACAGCAGCTATAAGTTACCTATTCCCTTTACTCACTATTAGGCTGTTTTAAGGGACTTTGCCCGCTGATTATGAAGGGTCATATACATAAAAAACTAAAgttccctctcttctctctttctgttcttATCGAAGTTGTAAGTCATGAGCCCAGTTTTTAGCCCATTGGAGAGTTATTTTGACTTACCATGTCTGTCACGTCTCTTGCAGTTTGTCTCACCCGATCCAATGCATTTACAGCTGTGCGACTCAAGTGTAGCCTACTGTTGTAACAGGAAACACAGCATACCAGCTCTGTGGTTTTAATGTTCCACCTTGTAGTTTACCCCGAAACTGGTCCGTGCAACGTTTCGCGATTtccttgtttaatttttttatttttttaatttttttcttcacacgCGTTTGTTTTCAGCGCGAGCTCGACTCTGTCACTTTCACATCTACCGTCCTGCCCGTTGGACTTTGCGCTGGCTCTATGATGCGTTCAGGTATTCCCGGAAAGTCTAAAATTACAATGAGGTGATCACGTGACCGTCATGTTGACTCGGTAAAGTCCGGACTTTCCCTGATTTGGCTACTTGTTGGTAGTTGGTAAGTGGCTCTAATGGCTGGGACCAAACAGTAGGTTATGATTCGGATTTCCCCTAATTTACCACACCAAAGATGAATAGATcgatttttattttccaaacaAATGGGAAATTCCAGAGTTGAAGCAGCACACGTACcgaatatacatgaaataacaggatacaaattaataaaacaaataatttaaaatatataaaaattgtgaataaaaataaaaaaagtacaactGTTTAACTATTATTGATAAAGCTTTAGATAACGTAAATATTGTATGTTGTCCACAAAGGTTAATTTACCCAAGTGCtgttttatttgatatttgtactattttatgctactttatacttatACTCCATGACATTTTagggtaattttttttttttttttactccaaaaCATGTATTTGACAGCTATAGCTACTAGTTAGGCCTACTACTGAcaggttttcagtttttttcaggtTAAGATTTATTCAATaactatatgtttttttttttcctttttaattatgGTGCATTGTTTGCTATCATCATATCAATAGGATAGGATAGGAAAGtagttaaaactaaaaaaaggctACATTTCCCCAGCTACATTAGTTTGACAGCTTTGGTGACTGACAGAGGTAGAAAAAGTACTCAGATTACACTCAATAAAAATATGCTGAATGTcccatttcagaataaaagcctCTACATAATATTACTGGGTCACATTTATGGATGCATTAATGTGCAGCTGGTCAAGGTGGACCTATCTTCAACTACTTCATATACTTCTGTATAGCTTAATCCATAATAATTTAGTAGTTGattcatattttgtaaaagtTAACTTAATTCGCattctaaaataacattttttttttttacttctgatATTTAAGTATGGGCctattttgctgataatacttaTGTACTGGAGTTGGTCTTTGAAATTACCAGGGGGGACCTAAATGCAGCAGCACTCATCTGTTTGTTAATGTTACTAGATGACTGCTGGAGCAGATGATGCAAGGACATGTTCTGTGTGAACAGTCAGTAAAATgtaatcttatcttatcttatagtGCCATTGTCTCATATCCTTCATCCAACAGGAAAACTAGTGAGAACTGCACAACAGATTCATCATAAACATGCCTTTCCGCTCCACTCCGTTCAGTGAGAGTTTGGCCGCATCTGACCTGTCCTCTCTATACATCTTTGTCATGTCATAAAAATTAGACTAGTCCACTTCATTTCTAGCAGACCTTTGCAGACTTGCTGCAGAACATTGTGTGCTGTTTGGTCACTGAAgggtgttgcttttttttttacaggctgTGCATGATGGAAAGTGACTGCTGGTCCTCCCTTAAGAAACATATGTGGTGTGCAGATAATATCCCCACAGGGACTTACGTTGTGTCTGGGGCactaaaacatacatttatattGACCTTATTGCACTATTATGGTCATGTACTTTTTGACCTAGGGTTTTGGTTTGGTGTCCTTTACCTGgagttctttttaaattaaacggACAACAATGGCACCATTGTTTTGCAATAGACTCATTTGTGGCTTACAGTTAGGCTACATACAGTTACACATAAGTCTCGACATGTGTTGGGTCACACCAAGACCCAAAGAGACCAAATATCTCTCGGGGGTCTCTTAAAGCAGGATGGTTTGTCATCATTTACTAAAACTGCACGTCACTGGAGACCACACAGGCTCTTAATCATGactgctgctgttgtgtgtgtgtgtgtgtgtgtgtcgcacaGACAACACAACTCCATTGTAGCTTTACTGCGTCACTCACACTGGCAATTTGAATTCTTTTCAACAGCCTTTGTTTCATTCAGTGAGAGTCATACGCCAAACAAAACACCATCAGGCAGACCCCATTATCTCTGATTACAGAAGATGTCCAAACATAACTGAGAGATCATGACCTACATGCTATATCATTAGAAATTGCAGCATGATTAATTTACAACACTAGTTCATGTGTGCTTCATGTTTTGTAATCTTGTATCAAAGCATGCAAAAAGAGGATGTTGCCAGAATGAAGGTTTCATTTGTTCAAATAGAGGATCTAAAGCTGAAATAATGGAGACCAGAGACGTTTAAAGGTAGAGAAATATCAAACAGAGGAAGTAGGGTAATTAATACATTTCCTCCTAAAATCTTAAAGGGGTATGTCACCTTCTTCATTTGAATTTTGTAAagatctaaatgttaaattgaaAGCGATggataaaagaaaacattagtTTAGATCCACATACCCACACTGTATTGTTAAAGCcctgtaaatacagtacatattattacatattattgtCTGTAATAGTATTAAGCTCTCAAAGTCCTGTGTTTATGTCCATAGACTTAACTAACTCTCACTCAACTTAGAAAAAGATGTTCTTATTTCTTTGCAAATGTTAACAGGACAGAGCACATTGGGGGCATGGatctaaataaaatggattacaGTGCTCTGGAATAGGTATGTGATCCTAATGTGTAATGGATTTTCCATTCAGATATTTGGTTGGAATTATCTTTTATCTACAATAAATGCAGACAAAGTCTAGAAAATGTACATCTATAGAATCTGTATTAAAATCCATATTATTAGCCATACTCCTCACTGATAGCTTTGCACTGAGCAGTTATTAACAGTATGTGATAGTAGTGATACGCCTTTTTAATAGGGAACACTAAAGACAAAGGTGGCGGTCCATGTGAATAAAGCACTCAGAGCCTCACCTTTTCCCAACACAGACCTTATGACCATCATTCCTTGTTCACCGAGGGGAGACCTTTTGTTTAGAGCCCAGGTCGGCTCCGACAGAGATTCACACCTTTTTCTAATCAAAGCACTTTGATTAGTTAAAGCAGACGGTATTGAGTGCAAATCTACTCTCTCagcttttatttattctgttgtgtcctgtaaaaatgtaaaacacccTGACCAGAAACTCCTTCATGGTCCTTGAATAAATAATGTTGATCTAAATAATACATCTACTGATAATGTGCTGTTATCAAACGGGAAGCAGGAAACAGTCTTGTACACATTAGTTACACTACTTTATAGTACTTTCACTACATTGtacattcatccatccatagatttatccatccatccaaataTAGCTAAAAGTTGAAATAGTcagctaaaagtactgacttAAAGTTAAAATCTTAGCTAACAGTTAAATAGTTAGCTAACAGCTGAGTTAGCTAACAGTTAaaatagctagctaacagctgaGTTAGCTAACAGTTAaaatagctagctaacagctgaGTTAGCTAACAGTTAaaatagctagctaacagctgaGTTCGCTAACAGTTAAAATAGTTTAACAACTAAAATAGTTGATTAACAGTTTAAATAGCTGTCTAAAAGTAATATTGTGTTGTCcccaggtcaaatttgacctgtttacTTAAGGGTtaaagttgaaatagttagcaaacagttgaaatagttagcttaaagtaatggTTAAATGGTTGAAACATTCAGCTTCACTCCAAGTAGTGGTAGCCTAGAAGGCTAGTAGTATGATTGCTGACCAAACCAACCTTAATATTGACAGTTCAATTGTATGACAAAAACAATACCCACTTTTTTGTAACAAGTATTGTTATACGTTTAGAACATACATTGGAAATCAATGAAGGTCAAGTTCATCAGGGCTGTGGGGTTACCTCAGACCAAAAAAGTTGGGAACCATTGGTATAATTTACTATGTTGTAGCTCTatactatagtatagtatagagTATAGTATATTCTAGTATGTTAATAGTAGGCTAAATTAAGTAATATGTTAGCAGCAGCATTATCCAGCACCAGTCGGGATCACTTCACCGGCTGTCTAATTTTTCTTTTGTGAgtactatacacacacatatatatatatatatatatatattatatatatatatatattatatatatatatattatataatatatattacagtatatatatatacagtatagtatatttTATCTAAAGCGAGCATTCAAGTGTTCAAATGACTGGAAATGCCCATCCCTACTAGCCATGATAAATTAGCGTAAAGCTCAATGCTAACCTGTTCAgaaggaaattagccaactgtgcgtccttttgggctctaagctgtctccatttttattttttttgggatcaaatgtttttcaaaGCTGTCTCCATCATTCAAATGCATCTCCAAAATTGACCACGCCCCTGGTCATGCAACTGTATAGAAAGATGCTGAGTTTTTTAAGGTTGGGTAGAATGAGTCTATCTCTGTTAATTCAGTTGTCTCTGCCATAACTgcagcatgttgttttttttgcgtgTTTATGGTTCATGTCGGGTGTCAAAATGTGCGGTTGGAAtggaatggaaatttcaaagaaaaaatacTGGCTTTATTGttgtcataaaacatttaacttagcatgtttccttaatatctgatgccATATTATGGTCATAgatttaatacagtaaatatagccTACTTAAGAAGATTGAATAGTACCAGCAACTTGAATGCAACTCTGTCAGTGTTGAACTTGCATCTGCCTCTAAAATACCTTGGATTCATTTTACTATCATATCATCAAAGTGAACATATAATCACCATAATACATCATGTAGTATTTCCCATTTTTTCTGACTGACAAAGCACATGCAGTTTTGTCAGGTCAGAGTTGCAGAGGCTAGAGACCCGGCCAACAAAAGTCTTCCTTCGGGAATGACCAAATACAAAGGCCATATTCAGCATGCTGATTACCCTCCCTTTGCATCATTGTCTGACACTCGTCCATGGATGGTAGACTCACATCCTCATGACTGCAACAGTCTGAGTCCAGGCCGATTTCCCATCAGCAACAAATGGGCTTTCAGTGGATTTGGTTTGTCTAAGAGGCTGTTGTTCCAAAAACTCGTCTGGGCTTTTGTCATGGGGGTAAAACACTGAAATTTTAGTCACCGCTTGTTGACAAAACAGTGCATTCATCCGGATGGGAACATAGAGGTTTACTGGGGTTGAATCAACAGGAGAGGTAGGCCTGTTACGACTTGTTCCGTCTGCCTGGATTTTAGTTTTGCTTTACTTTGTATTCCTTATGCAGGTTGTTTGATTTCAGTCTGTTCTAATGAACCAGCTACAAAAAGTAAAGCACTGTTATTTGTAGGTAAACCTACAAATTATGGTGCTTTTCGTTTTGTTGTATTGAAATCATATTGATAACTGTATGCAACACATTGACCGCTGCTTTATAAGAACGCACTGGTTTTCAGGGCTTTCAAGCGAGGAAGTGGTTTGCGTTAGGGCTGGCCAATATATGGATATTATGGATATTATGGATATCGATATATGAGGCTCGTGAATTTTGGATATCGCAATATAGTGATGTgccacaagtgttgtctttttgtggtttttaaggctgcgttacagtaaagtgatgcaaTTTCCTAAAGTTACCagatttacttttattatttgcctttactcaCTTagttatggttttgtttttttaaagattattttttgggcc belongs to Etheostoma spectabile isolate EspeVRDwgs_2016 chromosome 5, UIUC_Espe_1.0, whole genome shotgun sequence and includes:
- the vamp5 gene encoding vesicle-associated membrane protein 5; amino-acid sequence: MENGKDRLQQTQDDVEEVKVIMLDNLNKVDERSGKLGELEDRTDELLAKCKTFEKTTYKVKQKKRWENKKMKVVFIGIGVAAGLIVLGLIIFAIVG